TTAGTGCATTTTTGTTGGATGCCTAATTTcattcaaaataataatttaaacaatATTTGGAGGCCCCTCAATAATACCACCACGGACCCCCAAGGGGCCCCGGACCCCCAGTTGAAGACCCGCGTCTTAGGGggttaaggtactaatatgcattgAAAGGGTATGGccacagtgacagcttttgtacctttatttctgagagtgtactatAAATCTTGCTATTAAGTTGTCACGGAGGAACTGTACTAATCGAATAATCCATAACAAAACCTAAAATTGAATAGCATTAACAATTGAGGTCTATGTCTTTTGCAAGCTCTAGCTGTATGTTTGACTTTATTTGTTTAaagaaaatctgatttttttgaCTAAAGGACTcactctttctgtctctctgtaTTAGAAAGTGTGGTGGGCAGAGGTGGAGAGAAAGACTTGCTGCTGTTGTTGAAGAGTATCACACGTTCCAAACCTAACAGCCCCAAACCAAGGACACCTACAGGTGAGAGACATTTACAccgataaacaaacacacagaacaaACAGTCCAGCAATGTCAGTACATTTACTGCACAAATGTTCACAGATGTTTTGTGTCTATGCAGTTCCTCCCTCCGCAGGCCTTTACCCTCAAGACTGTCAAGAGATCTACCAGTTAGGAATCAAAGAGAATGGAATTTACACCATACAACCAGATCCAAAGCAGCCAGCGCTGGAGGTACAGATATGATGTTTATAACTGATCCAGCTAACCCCAAATATAAACATCTATGTATTGTACGACTGACACCTCTATCTGTTTAGGCTGTGTGGGACATGACTTCAGCCGGAGGAGGGTGGACAGTGTTCCAGCGTCGGTTTGATGGACAAACTGACTTTAATCGAACCTGGCAGGAATACCGTGATGGATTTGGCTCACCGCAGACAGAGCACTGGTTAGGCAATGCAGTTCTCCATGCCCTGACCTCTAGTGGCCATCACACACTCCGCATCACCCTTCAAGACTGGTACGAACAGAAGCGCCACGCAAACTATAACACCTTTAAAGTGGCAGGAGAACACCAGAGGTACATGCATGCACAGATATTAACCTCATTGAACAAAGGGGAACGATGTATGTGTCCCCTAATCTAATTTTCCCTTTGTACATGCACATGCCGACACATTTTCTGACTATTGTATGATGCATATGTGGTATTTTCCCACGAAAGGTTTCGCATCACTGCTCGAGATTACTACGGGGATGCTGGCAATGCCCTCAGCTATAGCAGACAGTATAATCACGACGGCAGAGCGTTCAGCACATATGATCGAGATAATGACCGCTATGCCACTGGTAACTGTGCCCGCTACTATGGTGCAGGCTGGTGGTTTGACTCCTGTTTGGCTGCTAACCTTAATGGACGCTACTACAATGGGCGTTACACTGGCATCACAGATGGAATCTACTGGGGCACCTGGTATATCCTGACTGACTATCGCTCAGGGGAAAGATACTCATTCAAAAGTGTCGAAATGAAAACAAGACCCAAACGGAGCTAGGACAGACTtgaatttgtattttttctAATGACAATGTAAGAATATAATCTTGTGATTTTGACGTGTATACTTTTCCTTGCACTCTGTAATTCGGGGGTTCTTAAAGTTGGGTCCGGGGACCCCTAGTGGTCCTCAATCCTTAGCCAGGGGGTCCGTGAAATAATTTgttataaacaatataattgTGCCGTATTATTAAGAAGGATATTAAGAACCCCTGGTGTAGcctaattcatttaaaatgttttataaaggaCTGTTAATTATATTGTAACTTTGACTTTTTTCAGTGGTATCTTTATAAACGTTTTCTTACACAATAAATTTTCAAATGCCACAGTGTAAGCTGTGTAAACTCTTTGCATGTctctatttatatttatatctatatcAAAGGCATGAATTTATTTCAATTCTTAAATAAACATGGGTCTTCATTtaagcagggatgggcaacttcagtcctggagggccggtgccctgcagagtttagctccaacttgccttaGCACACCTGCCTGGAACTTTGTAGTAtgcttagtaagaccttaactagctgcttcaggtgtgtttaatggagaagtgcacaatgtttgaaaaacactttggaaaaggtagtcgggccgattaccaaaacacacttgtagccaatcagcagtaaggggcgtgtctactaaccgacatccttgcctgggttgcgtatgtgtggggcaggtgtataaaaagaaggtccagattctattggggtaggggcgtgtatgtttaggtaatttcaaatatcaacattggctttcaaacattgtgcctTTAATTATGGTTGTAGCTAAACTATGCAGGACACCggcctccaggaccgaagttgcccatccctgatttaaaggcatagttcaccccaaaatgaaaattttgtcattatttactcatccccatgtgttctaaacctgtatgagtttttttattttattttgatgaacacaaaagaagatattttgataaatgatggtaagcagaCAGTTGACGGTACACATTGAATgccattgtatttgtttttcctactatggaagtcaatggttacaatcagcggtgtgcttaccatcatttttcaaaatatcttttgtgttcatcaaaataaaaaaactcatacaggtttagaacaacataaggatgagaaaatgattgAAAATTATGACATTTTCATCTTTGGGTGAACTTCAAGTATCCCTTCAAGTTATAAGTAGATAGTAGTAGTACAATTCTAATACTGtcgtttttattcatttttggcTAAATTATCGCTTAAAGACAGCTCTCTGAAATACTTGGTTCTAATTGGTCAATCTGGCATTCTGCTGTCATATTTTTGTATAATAAGTGTTAACTGTATGCCAGTGGCagtcggtgacttcttttttcgagggtgctcgatgtgaagttcgtcacaacatgtatgtagcccatcgtgtgtgtggttcgtaattccaaatgtgtgtttggcgcgtcgagtgaacctatgtgcatcacgtgtcttgtcaaaataagtgcctgctgcagacgcgtctaaagggtttatgataaaagagacgctcgcgtttggcAGATACTAGCATAatttcatgcgtaatcagagtttactgttaagtgagtgtcttgcatgtattttgtgaacgtaagcgtctctttaatcataaacgtTTTTGActcgtgtgcagcaggcacttattttgacaaaacacgtgatgcacatggttcacatgacgcaacaaactcatattttgaaaacacgagcaacacacacgacacaccgaacacatattttgaatatgcgcccctcggaagagcagtcgcCACTGCTACTGCAAAAACTTTTCAACCCTATACTTTGTACAGGATGGTAAGCATGACATTGAAGAGAGGTCAAAGTTCAGAGGCTCTGCTGCACTGGCAATGAAATTACATTAGAAAGgattacttaaagggacagttcacccaaaaatgaaacctttgtcattatttactcatcctcatgttatGTATTTCTTCATTTTTCAGGAACCCAaaaacagatttaaaaaaaaaattgttgttttgGCTCCTTTTGAAGTTTGAAGAGACAGTCACCATCCACTCCCATAGTAACCAGAAATGCCAACACAACACTTAAAAATCGAATCAACATAGGTTTCAAATGGCTGCTTCACTTTTTTCCCACAGACACATTCTTAGACGTAAATCCTCGTTACATTTGACTAAAGGAATAACGGTAAACTGTAGATGTTCGgagacaaaaaatgtaaaagtttgtTGTGAGCTACTGTGGTTGGAATGTTAAAACTTTAACGTGCTGAATTCATGATATATTTGAAATGCACACAAACAAATTCATATGCTGTTAAAAGATGTGGTTATGATCTTCAATCATTCAAGTCAGAAAGTGTTTGTGAGACAGAATGTGCACACTGTCGAATCTGCCCATTTTCGCTGTATTCACAAAGAGATGCCAGTCACCACGCTCACAGTATCTATTAATATTCTCCGCCTATGATCTTCCGACTACCAACCAGATATGAAATTTCACATACACCCATGaatatacacatgcaaacatGTGCATTTCAGTATAAAGGTTATTTTCATCAATTTAGCAGCATGAATTATGTAATAGCATGAGATATTAGAATGGTCTATTCGTCCTTTAAACTAAAACAATGGCAGAAAagtatttatatgtttttttaaattatatatatatatatatatatatatatacaaaatttgCTTTAAGGTTACCCACAGACAAACTGATATGCGCATGGCATTATTGGTAAAACAGGCCTCTCTTACATTTTTTTGACAATCCAAAATCTGCTTATGTGTGTCACTGGTCGCTTTAAGGtgacactatccaaaccaactTACACagcattcaaggtatacattttttgtatatcctaagaatcaaacccatgaagTTGTTTGCAGCATGCCTTACCAGCTCTTCTTTTCTCCTCCTCTCTTCTCCACTCCTCTCTTCCATCAAGATCATAAGGGTGAAGCAGAAATCAGCTTGCCTGTTACCACAGTATCCTGACTGAGAGCCTGGTTGGTGTGataaaagataaaataaaagatggggagagagatagagagagagggagatgGGGAACTGGCAGTGTGCAGGCCCCAAGTCCGGAAACCCAAAGCGGGCAACAGTTACCCAGCACATCCCCTTTAAAGCTAAAAACACTCGTGCACACATACACTTAGTCTCTTACCACACATCTTTATGTCATTTGTCTACAAAGAAAAACTTTCAACATCTAGATACTGTTCCTGTTCCACAAGCAAATCGTTCTAATTCAAGTTTTAATGAGTAGCACAAACTATAATGCATTGTATATACTATTCAAAAATACACATTATTGCCATTATTCATGTTTGTCACTCATGTCAAACGGGAAACAACTGAAGCATTTTGCTGGTGGTTGTGTGGTGAGCAATGTCTCTAAAATCAAATGGACTGTAGTGATTCTACGCACCAAGAATGGCCAGAAGATGGCAGCTTTGGgttaaaaatgaaagaaatttCACCTGAAGCTCTGTGATTTGATCCCTTCAATAGATTTTCAAATTCATCAAGGTTTAACATAGTAAAGAGTACTGAACAACCTTTAAGTGCCACTATTTAAATTAAtcctgaattaaaaaaaaacctgaCAATCAAAACGATTAAAACTTTGCCCACTTATCTGCTCTTATGTCTATTCATTTTCTTATGAACCACTATCATCCAACCACAGTGAAGCAAT
This genomic interval from Misgurnus anguillicaudatus chromosome 8, ASM2758022v2, whole genome shotgun sequence contains the following:
- the LOC129450542 gene encoding fibroleukin → MLQHESVVLSQTDSSESIVGFLALMAAVLTECDLRCHTHRLKELSTRLESVVGRGGEKDLLLLLKSITRSKPNSPKPRTPTVPPSAGLYPQDCQEIYQLGIKENGIYTIQPDPKQPALEAVWDMTSAGGGWTVFQRRFDGQTDFNRTWQEYRDGFGSPQTEHWLGNAVLHALTSSGHHTLRITLQDWYEQKRHANYNTFKVAGEHQRFRITARDYYGDAGNALSYSRQYNHDGRAFSTYDRDNDRYATGNCARYYGAGWWFDSCLAANLNGRYYNGRYTGITDGIYWGTWYILTDYRSGERYSFKSVEMKTRPKRS